ATTGTCCTTGCACTATTCATTTACTAGAATCAAATAGTTGACATGCAATTTTTGCAACACCTTATTCATTAATAACACAAATAACATAACTGATGTTAAATCGAAGTAAATCTGGTACCCAACGTTTCTTAATTATTAATCGTCATTAAACTAAAATGTTTATTTCTGTCCTAAAAATTATATTTGCTATTCAGCTTAATCTATAAGCTAATGAACCAAACCTATTTACTTAACCAAATTTCTAATTTGTTAATATGTGGATGAAAACTATAATTAATTCTATACATGCACGTTTTTATATATTTCGCAGTAATTTGTTTTAACAATTCCTCTATCGTTCAAATATTGCATCTCGGACAGGTAAAAGTATCAAGGAGCTCTGCTTAATTAGGAGCGGTGTAACTATATACCAAGAAAGTATAtatcatttcataaaataatcaacagAACTTAAGGCACTCAAAATATCTTACCAAgagttgttaaaaaaaaaggaacaaaccaATGTATATGATATATAAAGTTTATAAATAATAGACATAAAAACACATGAAATAAATCTCAATTATATCAAAACATTCTCGTACCAATATACAAAATTGAATAGGTAAACATTGCATGAAATTGGTGAATGAATGCGTACGACACTGCCAACTTTAATATCTTTGCTGctctcctttctctctctttcacttgctctctttcggttcgtttctaTACTCCATTTAAATAAAAGTTTCTGACCTTATGGTTGATTTTGGCTTCACGCTCGCTTTTGTCTTATGAACTTAAATTTAGAACAATCGGATTTGTAGAGAAGAGATTCATCCTATCGTTTTAAAGTTCCATCTGGCAAGCAGCAATTTTGATACAACGCTGAACTTCGGTACGATACACATAGAACAGTCGACATTGTGCGTAAGAAGATTAGAGGGTAAGAAGGTGCTCAATAGGAAAATTTGTCGGCAAGTATGCACATTCAATATTATTCGAAAGGATTTTTGAGACTGATGTCACATACGCATAGAAGAAATATTGAATATACAATCTAGAATATGAACAAGGTGATTTGATTGGTATATGTTGCTCGAGATGAAACTGAACTGATCATAGAATTTTACTCGCAAACATATTAagctgaaacaaaaatgatctAATAATATTGATcatctaaaataatttcaatctTTCATAGTTGAGTTATTTGCAATGCAATAAGCATAATCATTCCATGAAGCAAGCGGAGCGgttaattttcttttgatgATATCTTGTGTTGATAAAGTTTTTCATATGCTCATGGAATTGATCAAGTCGTTGAAATCGCGCTGCAATATTTTAGAGTAATACACTGAATGCGAATAATTTAAATGTACAGTTACGTTCAATTTTGGATTAATTTTCGATAACGACAACGACGCTAAATCGATAGCTAGCTTTTGATGAGAAATCGTTGATTTCATATTATCGATTTATATTACGTGTTCAATGAAGATATAGCTTTGAATCGACAGGTTGAGCAGTGCAAGCCTTTCTAATTATTTTGTTACATTCTTCTAACAAAGCGAAGCGTTGTCtagaaaaatatcataaacaAACATGAACAAATAATATAACACTTTCTTTAATGGTTACTTAATCACGTTTCGCAGCAGCTTGGCATAAATTTTATATACACACTTGCACTGGAATCCTATTATTGTCTATTGctcgtgtgtattttttgctcttatgcatgttttattttccatagcatctttccgtttttgttttttttagcatttTGGTATCAACTATTCAACAGTTGCGTATGGTTCAAAATTATTAccatcaaataaaaatacatccaATGTCTCAATGTGACCATAATAGtggttagattttttttagttaataCTATTCTGAATGATGAATAATCTCGTTACAAATGATTCAATAATACATCAACCTTTGTTGTTAAATAAAACTTTATGCGTTAAATTAAATGTATTGTAACTAATCCTTGCTTCATCATATGGTTGTCATCTGATGTTTTTGACATGCGTATTGTTTGTGTTTCCGTTATCATGTCAAAATGATAATAGTAGTAAATGGCAGCGATTTATATCATACTTCactaattattattttacggCATGTTCTTCTATCGCTTATTTTTATCATCGCTCCCTTTGGCAGGTGTACTGTTACAGCGAATGTAAGATTATTGCTTAAAATATAGGATGACCAATAAATGGTTAACCAATAGGTTAACGATGTTTGCTGACGTTGATGTTAAATTTGTACACATGTTCATGCTATTTTCCACCAatcattaattattttacatgCGACTGAGCACCTCCCGATGGCTcgattcaaatcaaatcaaatggtGATCTCCTATTCATTGACACAATCGATTTTTTGTACACTTTCGTCGTGCATTGGGAATGGTAATAATTGGCGCATCAAAACTATAAAATCATTTTACTAGAATAAGCAAACCATTAAACCTTGCAagggtttttattattaagTTGTACTGCCATAGTAGAAATCTCATTCGAACCGAAACTAACAGATAGCACGTGTTCGTAACACAAGCTCATTAATGATATAGTGCATCAAAGTTGGATCCTTTTTAGAAGAAGCTTTTAAGAAATCCTGCCGGTCCCGCATCTTGTGACTGCGCTTGTGCTGTTTTTAACTTTGCTTGAGCATTCTTTAAGGCTCTGGAAATATAAGTTAGTTTGATAAGTGTATGCAGTTTTTGATTCCATCAATTATACTTACTGCTGCAAATCcattattgttttttctttctgattCTGTTCCTCCTGTGTCATTTGCACCAATTGTAATAGTCTTTCCGTTTCTGCTGCAGAACGTTTTGCTTCCTCTCTGGCTTCTTCAAGATCCTTGGACGCTCTATgtaacgaagaaaaagaacaaatacaTTATGAATTTATTAGTAACAAACTTGGGCAAAATAACAAACGTCTGTTCAACCACTACATACTTATCTAGCATCTGCTGAGTTTCTGTTAACTGTTTATTCAattctccagcagcagcagcagtaccgcCAGCCTGTAGTTAAAACATAAAAGTATCAGCCATATTGTCTTCGAGTGTAAAACATCAGTTCCAATAATTGATCAATTTGTACCTTTTGCAGCGATTTTTCTAGTTGGTCCATTTGTTCTTTGCGCTTCTTAAGTTGCTTGTCAAATTCAATGAGATTCTTCTCCTTGTCTTCCAACTCtttacgtttgttttcgaTGACTTTACGTTGATCTTCgaacgtttttcgttcgctttccaacAATCGAGTTGCGTcttcaatttgtttcatttgtgcTTCTAGTTGCTTGCGTTCTGCTTCAGTAACACCTACATTCTGCGCTACCTTTTGATTCGCAGCCTGCGTTGCTTGTTGCAattgctgctgcaactgttGAATTTGTTGCTGCAGTTGGCCTagctgttgttgatgctgttggCTTCTCTTTGTTGCATCTAGAGCTTCagtctaaaaataaaacagttaATACGTTAAACAATAATATGTGCATTTTGAAGaattgtattatttcatttttccaaatTACTTGGCTCTTTTCCAGTTCCTGTACAAGTAGCTCTAGCTGATTCTGGAACTGATCGCGTTGTGTAGATGCTGCCTTTAGATCTTCTTGCAACTTatccatttcttttttattcggAGGggactgttgttgttgttgctgttgttgctgctgttgctgttgttgtgtaGAGTGTTGTTGCAATTGCTTTTGCATGTTGGTCATTTGCAAGAGCTGTTGCTTTAATTGTTGCTCCATCACCTACACAATAAAAATTACATCAGATGATTTAGGACAccaataaaaaatgaagttCCCAATACATGCACAGTCCTTTGATAACTGAGGTTTTGTATCTCTACTCAACTTTTCATAAGTTTTTTGATTAGTATTAACGCTTAAGGCAAGCTTTAGTTGAAAAATTCAAGGCCTTTTGCTATTACCAAGGATGAGATAGACCGTCTCCGCTACAACCTAACGCTAAAGATGGCTATCCAAAACTCTGGAGAGGTCTCTTTAGAAATCATCCTACCAGATTCTgacatacgctgatgacatagacattaTTAGTTTACGAACTGTACGGCAACCTTACTGTTGTGCAGCAAATTAGATTCGCCAAGATTTGGTGGGCTAGTCATGACATTAGAATGTCCCTGAACGATCTGGTTCGCAGAAAGTTCTATTAGTCGGTCTACATGGACCAAGGAGACGTGATAGGAAAAAGCAGAAAGAGTTATGGCGTAGATATGTCCGCCAAAAAAAACTGGGATAAAGATGAGTGTCTTCTATTATAGGCCAAGACTGCCAAGCGGTTGCAGCTCTAAATAGGTCCATAAGCTAGTAATACAATACGGTTTATAATTACCGCAGTATTATTCACTGGCTCCATAGTATtgaaaccaacgaaaaaaataatcaacgtCAGCTTGTTCTTGAGAAAGACAATTGGGTGAATATAATTTGTGTGGtttgaataaaacaattcTGTCAAGACAACatttacaaaattaaaacaaatctttGAAAGAATTCCAACCTGCATTCGTTTCTGTAACTCGATGGCAGCCTTTTCAGCTTGGTCTGCACGATTCTTCTCCTGCTCCACCACTTTACGCCACTGCTCGAGCTCGTTATCTCCACGAGCTCCCGATTCCTGAAGCATTTGTTTGAGTTTCGTAATTTCTTTCTTATAGTTTTGCATTTCTTGAAGGGATGCCTGGGCAGGGGCAGCGGCAGCACCTTGTTGCTGTGGTGAGCTCTTAAGGCGTCGATTTTCCTCACACTGACGCTGAAGCTCCAATTCGGCAGCATTAAGCTCTTGCTGGAAGCTCATTAGCATGTCCTGACTTTTTTCAAGCTGCATTACTAGCTGATCGCGCTCCGCCATCATTTGTTTATTGTCGGCCTCGAGCTTCAGTAAGCTTTGCTCTACGTGATGATTGCTAgcgtgctgctggtgatgtttTTCGTATATTTTAGTCGATTGGcgaagcgtttctttttcagctTCAGATTTCTCAAGTCGTTCAAGCACGCGAGTGAGCTCAGCGGACATACGCTCAAACTCGATACGGGTTGCTTCGTAAACTTCTTGCTGTTTTGTCAAATGTAACTGTGCTTTTTCGAGTTCCTTTGCCAAGCGCCCAGCTTCCATCTCCGTGGCATCCCGACTTTGCAGCGCCTTCTCAAGTCGTTCCCGCAAACGTTCTAACTCATTCTTATCAGATAAACTTACGCTGCTAGTAGCAGCGGCCAATGCGCCAGGGCTAATGGCCGATTGTGGATTTTGTCGCATTCGTTCCACTTCtttgatcaatttttcatGCTTGTCCCGTATTTTTTCATACTCGATATGGGCTCGTTCAGCATCGGCCCGTTGTTTGTCCTGGTTGGAGATAAGTTTTGTCACTTCAGCTCTAGCTAGATCCAGCTGAAGGCTTGTTTCATGTAATTTTAGCTCCATAGTCTGGAAATCATTTTCTCGTGCGTcgaatttttccttcatcttgTCGAAGGTCTCCTGCTCGTACTGCGATTTTCCTCGGAAGTTCTCAAGCTCGACGATCACTTTGTCGTATTTTTCTCGTAAACGATCATTTTCGTCCTTCATGCGACGTGCTTCGCGCGAGAATGACTCGTTCTCCTGAAGACGACGAAGCTCGGCAGCCGTTTTCTCATAACGTTCGCGCATTTTTTCGACTTCTAATCCGTAGCGAGCGATTTCTTCCTGAGCGGAATCAAGTGAAGCTGTCTGCTTGGTATAGAGGTTGTGCGACCGATCCAGCTCATAGGTTAACCGTTCAATTTCGGCCTGCTGATTGTCTTTTTCTGATTGTGCCCGTCGCAAGTCGGTCTGACATTTATCTAGCCTCTCGCGAATCATATCCACATCTTCCTTAGCCTTGTCCTCGAGTTCTTTCGAACGGCCAAGCTGCATTGCAGCACGATCGCAAGCCTCTTGAAGCCGTGTAGTTTCCTCTTGTATCTTACGAAGATCTTCTCGAGCTTTCGACGCGGCCAACGCGGATCGTTCAGCTTCTACCTCCAATCGGTTTCGATCTGCTTCTGCTGTATCAACACGCGATTGAAGCCGGTAGATTTCGTTTTGAGCGCGATCATACTTTTCGAGCATCTTCTCAAACTCTTTAGTAGACGTGTCCTTCTCGTCAATCAATTTCTGGCTTGCAAACAGCGCCTTATCTAACTTTTCCTTAAGGATATCAATTTCTGTGATGGCGTCGTCCCGTTCCATTTGAAGCTTTTGATGAATTTGATGGGCCTTTTCCCATCGTTCTTTGACGACCTCTAGCTCGGTTTGGATGGCA
This region of Anopheles nili chromosome X unlocalized genomic scaffold, idAnoNiliSN_F5_01 X_unloc_14, whole genome shotgun sequence genomic DNA includes:
- the LOC128729457 gene encoding golgin subfamily A member 6-like protein 25; translated protein: EHTVHDFSDAERSRAESAALQEKLEKSQGEVYRLKAKLENAQGEQESLKQEMERGQAGIQRIVSERDKAYGELEKHREELERTQATLGKSQLTQEKLQNSLDKAQNEIDHLQEKLDKSGGETRRLQLEKEKINYEFENIQSQLDKSLGQSSRIQKEKEAAQMDLDRYRDKADKLQTSLARLQKERDVLCDELEKLKEKSESSQSTALKYQRERDAIQTELEVVKERWEKAHQIHQKLQMERDDAITEIDILKEKLDKALFASQKLIDEKDTSTKEFEKMLEKYDRAQNEIYRLQSRVDTAEADRNRLEVEAERSALAASKAREDLRKIQEETTRLQEACDRAAMQLGRSKELEDKAKEDVDMIRERLDKCQTDLRRAQSEKDNQQAEIERLTYELDRSHNLYTKQTASLDSAQEEIARYGLEVEKMRERYEKTAAELRRLQENESFSREARRMKDENDRLREKYDKVIVELENFRGKSQYEQETFDKMKEKFDARENDFQTMELKLHETSLQLDLARAEVTKLISNQDKQRADAERAHIEYEKIRDKHEKLIKEVERMRQNPQSAISPGALAAATSSVSLSDKNELERLRERLEKALQSRDATEMEAGRLAKELEKAQLHLTKQQEVYEATRIEFERMSAELTRVLERLEKSEAEKETLRQSTKIYEKHHQQHASNHHVEQSLLKLEADNKQMMAERDQLVMQLEKSQDMLMSFQQELNAAELELQRQCEENRRLKSSPQQQGAAAAPAQASLQEMQNYKKEITKLKQMLQESGARGDNELEQWRKVVEQEKNRADQAEKAAIELQKRMQVMEQQLKQQLLQMTNMQKQLQQHSTQQQQQQQQQQQQQQSPPNKKEMDKLQEDLKAASTQRDQFQNQLELLVQELEKSQTEALDATKRSQQHQQQLGQLQQQIQQLQQQLQQATQAANQKVAQNVGVTEAERKQLEAQMKQIEDATRLLESERKTFEDQRKVIENKRKELEDKEKNLIEFDKQLKKRKEQMDQLEKSLQKAGGTAAAAGELNKQLTETQQMLDKASKDLEEAREEAKRSAAETERLLQLVQMTQEEQNQKEKTIMDLQQALKNAQAKLKTAQAQSQDAGPAGFLKSFF